CTCATGTCAACTCCTGGCTCAGGTCGAGGGCGAGGACCAGGGCGTCGACCCCGTCCGGGTAGTAACCGCGCCGGGTCGCCAGCAGCTCGAAGCCACGAGCCGAGTAGAGGCCACGGGCGGCCGCGTTGTCCGCACGGACCTCGAGCAGGAGGCGCTGCGCCCCCACGCGGACGGCGCGGTCGACGAGCTCGTCGAGGAGCCGGCGCCCCAGGCCGACGCCGCGGGCCCGGGGCAGCACGGCGATGGTCATGACGTCGCTGACCCCACCGCCGTGGTCGAGCCCGGCGTAGCCGGCCACTCCCCCTTCGTCCTCGGCGAGGAGGTACTCGCGGCGGGGGCGTCCGGCGAGCTCACCCCACCATGAGGCCGGGCTCCATGCCTCGGCGCCGAAGAGCTCGACCTCCAGGCCCGCGAGCTGCTCGAGGTCCTGCCAGCGGACCTCGCGCACGACCGCCGCCACAGCGGCGCTCACTGCTGTGCCTGCGCTTGCTGCCGGCCACCTCGGCGTCGCTGCTGCTGTGGTGGGGTGGCCGGCTTCGGGGCGGCCGGTGCGGCGGTGTCCGGACGCCGCAGGTAGAGCGGCTCGACGGGCATCTCCGCGCCGGCG
The DNA window shown above is from Janibacter sp. A1S7 and carries:
- the rimI gene encoding ribosomal protein S18-alanine N-acetyltransferase, which produces MSAAVAAVVREVRWQDLEQLAGLEVELFGAEAWSPASWWGELAGRPRREYLLAEDEGGVAGYAGLDHGGGVSDVMTIAVLPRARGVGLGRRLLDELVDRAVRVGAQRLLLEVRADNAAARGLYSARGFELLATRRGYYPDGVDALVLALDLSQELT